Proteins found in one Fulvitalea axinellae genomic segment:
- a CDS encoding TonB-dependent receptor domain-containing protein, with protein MKRIALIATLILMSLASYCQKITVKGSVKGQGADAEFYNVAILKPSDSSLVTGSAFSEAVFSLQVSPAKEYLLKVTSMGFLPVVKRIKAVGDLNVGEMVLVADVKELEAVTVKGKKASFTQKNGKLVMNIQGTTLSDAGTVFDALRRMPGIKVGTDDKVTIMGKGAPLIIVDGKEIRDNDELNRLQSDDIVSVEIDRNPSAKYDASVSSVLYITTKKKKKDHLSLQLNGRSNIGEKYSYGPGLKLNFRKGKISNYITYGYGDWNFKGGTTSHLINRFPEYSLESRTKGTWDNHNDGHRVFFGSTYDLPKGGSLQAQYSFSDYSNENTSHSTQTLATRDSEINRETHSDKDSEGRLHTVALIYEAKLDSLNTLTVSTDYSLKDNDAVSRIREGNVDYANKTQTRMLNDTEYSVVSGKVDYKGQVKGIGIEAGTKYFRTKNDGVTESRNPENGNVNFRNGNETLDQIYAGYVLADKSVGKWSFSAGVRYERTDTEVKLNGNTSLDTAYVGWYPSASVSYTWENEMALSLTYSRKINRPNFWSLNPSINYMDSLNYSQGDPTLSPTSIGTYNLMFSLPAGLSVFTEYKYLRNSIMHTAVNDPVNPEIVKHTPVNLYKTEYLSFGTNYNLSLDKFNLNASTQLEIPFIEVPYMDGIRKLKDPTWSLDFDADYSLSKRFQLLGGLYYRTRNVEDMTVFSEYWQANAGVQGKFLDDKLLVTVRLNDVFNSGKNHWLDKYGTIESGQRDKTNRRALFIYFRYNLNEFKNMFKDKSGGNDALRRL; from the coding sequence ATGAAAAGAATTGCGTTAATCGCGACGCTCATTTTGATGAGCCTGGCATCGTATTGCCAAAAAATTACGGTCAAAGGTTCTGTCAAAGGCCAAGGCGCCGACGCCGAGTTTTATAATGTAGCTATTTTGAAGCCTTCGGATTCCAGCTTGGTGACCGGTAGCGCTTTTTCCGAAGCCGTTTTCAGTCTGCAAGTTTCGCCGGCCAAAGAATATCTACTGAAGGTTACTTCGATGGGTTTTCTACCAGTAGTGAAACGGATAAAAGCGGTTGGGGATTTGAATGTGGGGGAGATGGTTTTGGTGGCCGATGTGAAAGAACTTGAAGCCGTGACAGTGAAAGGCAAGAAGGCTTCTTTTACGCAGAAAAATGGCAAACTGGTAATGAATATCCAAGGCACAACGCTCAGTGACGCCGGGACCGTTTTTGACGCCTTGAGAAGAATGCCGGGGATAAAAGTGGGGACAGACGATAAAGTGACGATTATGGGCAAAGGCGCCCCGCTGATTATCGTGGACGGAAAAGAAATCCGCGATAACGACGAGTTGAACCGCTTGCAATCTGACGATATCGTTTCTGTGGAAATCGACAGAAATCCTTCGGCCAAGTATGACGCTTCGGTTTCTTCAGTACTATATATCACGACCAAAAAGAAGAAGAAAGACCACTTGAGCCTACAGCTCAATGGCCGTTCCAATATCGGGGAAAAATATTCGTATGGACCCGGGCTGAAGTTGAATTTTAGGAAAGGGAAGATCTCGAATTACATCACTTACGGTTATGGCGATTGGAATTTCAAGGGCGGGACAACGAGCCATTTGATTAACCGTTTTCCGGAGTACTCTTTGGAAAGTCGTACCAAGGGCACTTGGGATAACCATAATGACGGCCATCGGGTGTTTTTCGGTTCGACTTATGATTTGCCCAAAGGCGGAAGCTTGCAGGCGCAATACAGTTTCTCGGATTATTCTAACGAAAACACCAGTCATTCTACCCAAACATTGGCGACTAGGGATTCGGAAATAAATAGAGAAACGCATTCGGATAAAGACTCGGAAGGGCGACTGCACACAGTAGCGCTGATTTACGAGGCGAAGTTGGATAGCCTAAATACCTTGACTGTAAGTACGGATTATTCGCTGAAAGACAACGATGCCGTGTCGAGAATTCGGGAAGGGAATGTTGATTACGCCAACAAAACCCAAACCCGAATGCTCAACGACACGGAGTACAGCGTAGTCTCGGGCAAGGTCGATTACAAAGGACAGGTAAAAGGGATCGGGATTGAGGCTGGAACGAAGTATTTTCGGACAAAGAATGACGGGGTGACAGAGTCGAGGAATCCGGAGAACGGTAATGTCAACTTCAGGAACGGAAACGAAACGTTGGACCAAATTTACGCAGGTTATGTTTTGGCTGATAAAAGTGTCGGCAAGTGGTCTTTTTCGGCGGGGGTTCGCTATGAACGAACCGATACGGAGGTGAAATTAAACGGCAACACCTCGCTCGATACGGCTTATGTGGGCTGGTACCCGTCGGCCTCGGTGAGTTACACGTGGGAAAACGAAATGGCGCTTTCGCTCACCTATTCCCGAAAAATCAACCGTCCGAATTTCTGGTCGCTGAACCCGTCTATAAATTATATGGATTCCCTGAATTATAGTCAGGGAGACCCTACGCTTTCGCCCACGTCTATCGGGACTTATAATCTGATGTTCTCTTTGCCGGCGGGCCTTTCGGTTTTCACTGAATATAAATACCTCCGGAATTCAATCATGCATACGGCCGTGAATGATCCCGTAAATCCGGAAATCGTAAAGCATACGCCTGTTAACCTGTACAAGACTGAGTATTTGAGCTTTGGAACGAATTATAACCTTAGTCTGGACAAATTTAACCTGAACGCCAGCACACAGTTGGAGATTCCTTTTATAGAGGTGCCTTATATGGACGGAATCCGGAAGCTGAAAGACCCCACGTGGTCATTGGATTTTGACGCCGACTATAGCTTGAGCAAACGTTTCCAACTGCTGGGCGGGCTGTATTACAGAACCCGTAATGTGGAAGATATGACGGTCTTTTCGGAGTACTGGCAAGCGAATGCTGGTGTGCAAGGGAAATTCTTGGATGACAAACTGTTGGTAACCGTGCGATTAAACGATGTCTTTAATTCGGGGAAAAACCATTGGCTTGACAAATACGGAACCATCGAGAGCGGACAGAGAGACAAGACGAATCGTAGGGCGCTCTTTATCTATTTCCGCTATAACCTGAACGAATTCAAAAACATGTTTAAAGACAAATCCGGCGGAAACGACGCCTTACGCAGGCTCTAG